In the Arthrobacter sp. 31Y genome, one interval contains:
- a CDS encoding hydroxyacid dehydrogenase, producing the protein MSLNVALAMPSHTARAVFPPRSLDPLEPALNLLSREPIQDFHTPQGRAVLEQADILLTGWGCPMIDHAVLDAAPRLRYVLHAAGSVKHHIGDACWERGIQVSSAADANAIPVAEYTVAMIILANKRVLQIARALHTTRTDVLAEQLFPDMGNYRKRVGIIGASKIGRHVIRLLAPYDLDVVVSDPYLSPEEAHALGVGLVSLDHLMASSDVVSLHAPSLPSTKNLINAGLIARMQPGTTFINTARGELVDQDALLARVEQGELYAILDVTTPWVLPAGSRFYSHPNVLLTPHVAGSLGNELERMAASAVGEALRLSRGEQLRFQVKLEDLAYTA; encoded by the coding sequence ATGAGCCTGAATGTAGCCCTTGCCATGCCGTCCCACACGGCGCGGGCGGTGTTTCCTCCGCGGAGCCTGGACCCGTTGGAGCCGGCGTTGAATCTGCTGAGCCGGGAGCCCATCCAGGACTTTCACACCCCCCAAGGCCGGGCGGTCTTGGAGCAGGCGGACATCCTCCTCACAGGCTGGGGCTGTCCTATGATCGACCACGCTGTCCTGGACGCAGCCCCGCGGCTGCGGTACGTCCTGCACGCGGCCGGGAGCGTCAAACACCACATCGGCGACGCCTGCTGGGAACGCGGCATCCAGGTCAGCTCCGCGGCCGATGCCAACGCCATCCCCGTAGCCGAGTACACCGTGGCCATGATCATCCTGGCGAACAAACGGGTCCTGCAGATCGCCCGCGCCCTGCACACCACCCGGACCGACGTCCTGGCCGAACAGCTCTTCCCGGACATGGGCAACTACCGCAAACGTGTGGGCATCATCGGCGCCTCCAAAATCGGCCGGCACGTGATTCGTCTACTTGCCCCCTATGATCTGGACGTCGTAGTTTCGGACCCCTACCTGTCCCCCGAAGAAGCCCACGCCCTGGGGGTCGGGCTGGTCAGTCTGGACCACCTCATGGCAAGCAGCGACGTCGTGTCCCTCCACGCGCCGTCGTTACCTTCCACCAAGAACCTCATCAACGCCGGGCTGATCGCGCGGATGCAGCCGGGCACCACGTTCATCAACACCGCGCGCGGTGAGTTGGTGGACCAGGACGCACTGCTGGCCCGGGTGGAGCAGGGCGAGCTGTACGCGATCCTGGACGTCACCACGCCGTGGGTCCTCCCGGCAGGGTCCCGGTTCTACTCGCATCCCAACGTCCTGCTCACCCCGCATGTGGCAGGGTCCCTGGGCAACGAGCTTGAGCGAATGGCGGCGAGCGCCGTGGGCGAGGCACTGCGCCTGTCGCGAGGCGAACAATTGCGGTTCCAGGTGAAGCTGGAGGACCTGGCGTATACGGCCTAA